One Eurosta solidaginis isolate ZX-2024a chromosome 5, ASM4086904v1, whole genome shotgun sequence DNA segment encodes these proteins:
- the stet gene encoding protein rhomboid isoform X2 produces the protein MSGKRSRSFKCAVHHRDREVCSENDFHLILEEPPFFKKMVHVIAMEILPEERDRKYYADRYSCCPPPLFIILMTIIELCFFAYHTLVNGEAEPAGPVPIDSLFIYRPDKRHEIWRFIFYMVLHAGWFHLGFNLCVQILFGLPLEMVHGSARIACIYVSGVLAGSLGTSIFDPEVYLVGASGGVYALLAAHLANVMLNFHQMRYGILRLTAILIFASCDVGFAIYARYAGDYPFSPSVSYVAHLTGALAGLTIGLIVLKNFEQKLHEQLLWWIALGIYTAYIIFAIVFNILNSATVQSLKVEPIYATETFFNDFHV, from the exons atgAGTGGGAAACGTTCACGTAGTTTTAAATGTGCAGTTCATCATCGTGATCGAGAAGTTTGTTCCGAAAATGATTTCCATCTTATATTAGAAGAGCCACCTTTCTTTAAGAAAATGGTACACGTCATCGCTATGGAAATATTGCCCGAAGAGCGTGATCGGAAATATTACGCAGATCGTTATTCGTGTTGTCCTCCGCCTTTATTCATAATTTTAATGACAATTATTGAG CTCTGCTTCTTTGCCTATCACACACTCGTCAACGGCGAAGCGGAACCAGCTGGTCCGGTTCCAATCGATTCATTGTTCATCTATCGCCCCGATAAACGACACGAAATCTGGCGCTTCATATTTTATATGGTATTACATGCTGGTTGGTTTCATCTCGGCTTCAATTTATGCGTACAAATACTTTTCGGTTTACCATTAGAGATGGTACATGGTTCGGCGCGTATTGCTTGCATTTATGTTTCGGGTGTATTGGCTGGTTCACTAG GTACAAGCATATTCGATCCCGAAGTGTATTTAGTTGGTGCCAGCGGTGGTGTGTACGCGCTATTAGCTGCTCATTTAGCCAATGTTATGTTGAACTTTCATCAGATGCGCTATGGCATTCTGCGTTTAACTGCCATTTTAATATTTG CATCCTGCGATGTTGGTTTTGCAATTTACGCTCGCTATGCTGGTGACTATCCGTTTAGTCCTTCTGTTTCGTATGTTGCGCATTTAACTGGTGCCTTGGCTGGTCTAACAATCGGTCTAATTGTGCTGAAGAATTTTGAGCAAAAATTACATGAACAACTTTTATGGTGGATTGCTCTAGGCATTTATACGGCATACATTATATTTGctatagtttttaatatattgaaTAGTGCCACTGTGCAGAGTTTAAAAGTGGAACCTATTTATGCGACTGAAACGTTTTTCAATGATTTTCATGTGTAA